A genomic region of Cherax quadricarinatus isolate ZL_2023a chromosome 42, ASM3850222v1, whole genome shotgun sequence contains the following coding sequences:
- the LOC128695579 gene encoding WD repeat-containing protein 36, whose product MNEGSRIFAPYRALGLVSTHIPLVVRYIQRRKENLIVTVVGNSFHTYGAAKLGLLCVGNPHEDSIICMAADAYHIYTSSRDIIYAWRRGTELKHTYGGNNQTKVHLILPFGPHLIAVDKRNYLRVWDIKAESLYMEMEFQRKCFEITAIAHPATYLNKILVGSKQGKMQLWNLKTCKLLYSFSGWDSSVLVLEQAPAPDVIAVGLANGRIILHNLKFDETVVDFKQDWGTVTGISFRTDGFPVMVTGSEIGHIALWDLKERRLVTQLRDAHSGPVSGINCLPNEPLMVTSSPDNSLKMWIFDLPDGGARLLKIRDGHSAPPLIARFHGSLGNSILTAGEDSVMRVFSTVTDILNKSLGQASYNRKASKKKTSVIDTKKMPAITCLASETAQEKAWDNVAAVHRGKTVVTTWSIGSQKMGQHTLVHERFKGRELCGSVATCVDLTICGNFVVIGYDSGHMDKYNIQSGIHRGTFGNPVAHDGGVRDVVTDGLNQYVVSGGQDGELKWWRMKNCHGIKKLKMNESVSKMSLQRDSGLLGIALEDWSIHIVDIDTKSLVRKFYGHRNQVTDISFSSDSKWLISSSLDKTIRTWDIPSGSCVDSFMVPIPTTSLTMSPIGDFVATTHVDHLGVYLWSNQACFHHLSLRPLPENFQAATISLPSTAADVTQLVPKEGDETAEVKPDDDVDSNYDEYKSPQQISEELVTLALLPTSRWLNLLNLDVIKKRNKPVEPPKVPKSAPFFLPTVPGLEFKFAASEQETNEEKSKVKSLFTFEVLTTFGKKLKDGDLEDALKMLLEMGPSGVEVEIRGLDPDAGGSEEVLVKFLEMIKCALDKQHYFEAVQGYLGLFLKLHGDFVMRSKKVHEICDELAVVQGKSWHNICDTMNQTLCLVSYFKNAALINY is encoded by the coding sequence ATGAATGAAGGAAGTCGAATATTTGCTCCTTACCGAGCTTTAGGTTTGGTAAGCACACACATCCCACTTGTTGTACGCTACATTCAACGGAGAAAGGAAAATCTCATCGTAACTGTTGTGGGCAACTCCTTCCATACTTATGGTGCAGCCAAGTTGGGACTACTTTGTGTGGGTAACCCACATGAAGACTCAATCATCTGTATGGCTGCTGATGCTTATCATATCTACACATCAAGCAGAGACATTATATATGCCTGGCGACGTGGTACAGAGCTCAAGCATACATATGGTGGGAACAACCAAACAAAAGTTCATCTTATTCTGCCATTTGGACCACACCTGATTGCTGTGGATAAACGGAATTACCTACGTGTTTGGGACATCAAAGCTGAATCATTGTACATGGAGATGGAGTTTCAAAGGAAATGTTTTGAGATAACGGCCATAGCACATCCAGCAACCTATCTCAACAAGATCTTAGTAGGCAGCAAGCAGGGAAAGATGCAGCTATGGAACCTCAAAACTTGTAAATTGCTTTATTCTTTCAGTGGTTGGGACTCGAGTGTACTCGTTTTAGAACAAGCTCCAGCACCTGATGTGATCGCAGTGGGCCTAGCAAATGGAAGGATTATCCTTCATAACCTGAAGTTTGACGAGACTGTGGTGGACTTCAAGCAAGATTGGGGTACAGTAACAGGAATAAGTTTTCGAACAGATGGGTTTCCAGTGATGGTGACCGGCAGTGAAATAGGACATATTGCATTATGGGATTTAAAAGAGAGACGTCTAGTCACACAGTTGCGTGATGCACATTCTGGTCCAGTGTCTGGGATTAATTGCTTACCAAATGAGCCTTTGATGGTTACGTCATCACCTGACAACTCTCTCAAGATGTGGATATTTGATCTTCCAGATGGAGGAGCCAGGTTACTGAAGATTCGAGATGGCCATTCAGCTCCTCCTCTGATAGCAAGATTCCATGGAAGCTTAGGAAATTCTATCCTTACTGCTGGTGAAGATTCTGTTATGAGGGTTTTCTCCACAGTGACTGACATTTTGAATAAGAGTTTAGGACAAGCTTCATATAACAGAAAAGCTTCTAAAAAGAAAACGAGTGTCATAGATACTAAGAAAATGCCAGCAATTACTTGTTTAGCCTCAGAGACTGCACAGGAAAAAGCTTGGGATAATGTTGCTGCAGTCCATCGAGGCAAAACTGTAGTGACAACTTGGTCAATAGGATCACAAAAAATGGGGCAGCATACATTGGTTCATGAGCGGTTTAAAGGTAGAGAACTTTGTGGCTCTGTTGCAACATGTGTAGACCTAACAATCTGTGGAAACTTTGTTGTAATAGGATATGATTCTGGTCATATGGACAAATATAATATCCAGTCTGGAATTCATCGAGGGACATTTGGTAATCCAGTTGCtcatgatggtggtgtgagggatgttGTAACAGATGGATTAAATCAGTATGTAGTGTCAGGAGGGCAAGATGGTGAGCTGAAGTGGTGGAGAATGAAAAACTGTCATGGTATCAAGAAACTGAAAATGAATGAAAGTGTATCAAAAATGTCACTTCAGAGGGATTCTGGACTATTAGGCATTGCCCTTGAAGATTGGAGTATTCATATTGTTGACATAGATACAAAGAGCCTTGTAAGAAAATTTTATGGACATCGTAATCAAGTGACAGACATATCATTCAGTTCAGATTCAAAATGGCTTATCAGCTCATCTCTTGACAAAACAATTAGGACTTGGGACATTCCTTCTGGTTCTTGCGTGGACTCTTTTATGGTGCCCATTCCAACTACTTCATTAACAATGTCTCCTATTGGTGACTTTGTAGCAACCACTCATGTAGATCATCTCGGTGTCTATCTTTGGTCTAATCAGGCATGCTTTCACCATCTGTCTCTTCGGCCTTTGCCTGAGAATTTCCAAGCAGCAACCATCTCCTTGCCTTCAACAGCTGCAGATGTGACACAGTTAGTACCAAAAGAGGGTGATGAGACTGCTGAGGTAAAACCTGATGATGATGTTGACAGTAATTATGATGAATACAAGTCTCCTCAGCAAATTTCTGAAGAATTAGTTACATTAGCTTTGTTACCAACGTCAAGGTGGCTAAATTTGCTAAATCTAGATGTTATCAAAAAAAGGAACAAACCAGTGGAACCTCCAAAGGTGCCAAAATCAGCACCATTCTTTTTGCCTACTGTTCCAGGTTTAGAATTTAAATTTGCTGCTTCAGAACAGGAAACAAATGAAGAGAAATCTAAAGTAAAGTCTTTATTTACATTTGAAGTATTAACTACCTTTGGGAAAAAGTTGAAGGATGGAGATCTAGAAGATGCACTGAAAATGTTGTTGGAGATGGGCCCTTCAGGGGTTGAAGTTGAAATTCGAGGCTTGGATCCTGATGCTGGTGGATCTGAGGAAGTTTTGGTAAAATTCTTAGAAATGATCAAGTGTGCTCTAGATAAGCAGCATTATTTTGAAGCTGTTCAAGGTTATCTAGGATTATTTCTTAAGCTACATGGAGATTTTGTTATGAGAAGTAAAAAAGTGCATGAAATATGTGATGAATTAGCAGTTGTTCAAGGGAAATCATGGCATAATATATGTGACACAATGAACCAAACTCTGTGTCTTGTTTCATATTTCAAAAATGCTGCTTTGATTAACTACTAA